One genomic segment of Bacillota bacterium includes these proteins:
- a CDS encoding PDZ domain-containing protein — protein MFPFGKILLAMFMVLPSVIFNYFFWIVIFLVGMQYARVAKLQERMLGITSISPMRMTISSLIYGFAGGIIGSFIFILLGVTLTGAGISYVWPLAIFLMLVDVRFLCFSYAGGIVALSNLVFGLPKIGVPELMALVAVLHMIESILIWLGGDENKVPVFLKDKKGQIMGGFALQRFWPVPIVAMMVLPPELAQLQDMARDMIKMPDWWPLIKSTISVPSGHELVYAMFALPAALGYGDIALARMPGERSRITSFHLLLFSLILLCLAVASVKYPLLKYAAAIFSPLGHEAVIQVGRRMEFGRAPLFSQPVRGVRILDVVPGLPASRVGFAPGDIILSINGERVDSSSDIMKVMGDPVPHYYIEAIHRGPDGSEKRVTKILPADIEKLGIVFVPEPDETFYMEVMPDGILKRLIDRIRGGRK, from the coding sequence ATGTTTCCCTTTGGAAAGATCCTGCTGGCAATGTTCATGGTGCTGCCAAGCGTAATCTTTAATTACTTTTTCTGGATTGTCATCTTTCTCGTGGGGATGCAGTATGCTCGTGTCGCGAAATTACAGGAGAGGATGCTAGGAATTACCTCTATATCACCCATGAGAATGACAATTTCCTCCCTTATTTACGGGTTTGCAGGAGGGATCATAGGCAGTTTCATTTTCATTCTCCTTGGAGTAACGCTGACTGGCGCAGGTATCTCATATGTCTGGCCATTAGCCATATTCCTCATGCTAGTGGATGTACGATTTCTTTGTTTCTCCTATGCCGGCGGCATCGTAGCCCTTTCAAACCTCGTCTTTGGCCTCCCCAAGATAGGCGTGCCGGAACTCATGGCATTGGTTGCTGTGCTGCATATGATCGAAAGCATATTGATCTGGCTTGGCGGGGATGAAAATAAGGTGCCTGTCTTCCTGAAGGATAAAAAGGGCCAAATTATGGGAGGGTTCGCGCTCCAGAGATTTTGGCCCGTGCCTATAGTCGCCATGATGGTCTTGCCCCCCGAATTGGCACAGCTTCAGGATATGGCGCGGGATATGATCAAGATGCCCGACTGGTGGCCGTTGATAAAGTCCACGATCTCGGTCCCTTCTGGACACGAATTGGTCTATGCGATGTTCGCCTTGCCTGCAGCCCTGGGATATGGGGATATCGCCCTCGCGCGCATGCCTGGCGAGCGGAGCAGGATTACGTCTTTTCATCTTCTCTTATTCAGCCTCATCCTTCTATGCCTTGCGGTGGCTTCTGTAAAATATCCTCTATTGAAGTACGCCGCAGCTATATTCTCTCCGCTGGGACATGAGGCTGTAATCCAGGTGGGAAGGCGTATGGAATTCGGTAGAGCCCCGCTCTTTTCGCAGCCAGTGAGGGGCGTGAGGATCCTAGATGTGGTGCCGGGATTGCCTGCATCCAGGGTAGGCTTTGCTCCAGGAGATATCATTCTGTCCATCAATGGAGAAAGGGTAGACTCAAGCTCCGATATAATGAAGGTAATGGGAGATCCTGTTCCCCACTATTACATCGAAGCTATCCACCGTGGCCCTGATGGGTCAGAAAAGAGAGTCACAAAGATCCTCCCCGCGGATATCGAAAAGCTCGGGATAGTCTTTGTCCCCGAGCCGGACGAGACCTTTTATATGGAAGTCATGCCGGATGGGATTTTGAAGAGGCTCATAGATCGCATTCGTGGCGGAAGGAAATGA